A genomic stretch from Aedes albopictus strain Foshan chromosome 2, AalbF5, whole genome shotgun sequence includes:
- the LOC109429391 gene encoding myosin heavy chain, muscle isoform X10, whose protein sequence is MPKPVVQVGDDPDPSEWLFVSLEQKRIDQSKPYDAKKACWVPDEKEGYVLGEIKATKGELVTVGLPGGETKDFKKDLVSQVNPPKYEKCEDMSNLTYLNDASVLHNLRERYRAKLIYTYSGLFCVVINPYKRWPLYTLRVAKMYRGKRRNEVPPHLFAVSDGAYVNMLTNHENQSMLITGESGAGKTENTKKVIAYFATIGASTKKDESTEKKASLEDQVVQTNPVLEAYGNAKTVRNDNSSRFGKFIRIHFTGSGKLAGADIETYLLEKARVISQQSLERSYHIFYQMMSGSVKGLKEMCFLSNDIYDYYNVAQGKITIPNVDDGEECALTDEAFNVLGFTQEEKDNIYRITAAVMHMGGMKFKQKGREEQAEADGMEEGDRVAKLLGCVTEDLYKNLLKPRIKVGAEFVTKGQNKDQVTNAVGALCKGIFDRLFKWLVKKCNETLDTQMKRVQFIGVLDIAGFEIFDYNGFEQLCINFTNEKLQQFFNHHMFVLEQEEYKKEGINWAFIDFGMDLLACIDLIEKPMGILSILEEESMFPKATDQTFAEKLMNNHLGKSAPFQKPKPPKPGCQAAHFAIGHYAGVVSYNITGWLEKNKDPLNDTVVDQFKKGQNKLVVEIFADHPGQSGGADAGGGKGGRGKKGAGFATVSSSYKEQLNNLMTTLKSTQPHFVRCIIPNELKQTGLIDAHLVMHQLTCNGVLEGIRICRKGFPNRMMYPDFKLRYLILAPAAMMAEKEGKNAAQKCFDAIGLDPESYRIGHTKVFFRAGVLGQMEEFRDERLSKIMSWMQSWCRGYLARKEFKKMQEQRVALETVQRNLRKYMKLRTWAWWKLWQKVKPLLNVSRVEDQIAELESKAQKAQEAFEKEEKARKELEALNSKLLAEKTALLDSLSGEKGALQDFQEKTAKLTAQKNDLENQLRDTQERLSQEEDARNQLMQTKKKLEQEMNGQKKDAEDLELQIQKIEQDKASKDHQIRNLNDEIAHQDELINKLNKEKKMQGEVNQKTAEELQAAEDKVNHLNKVKAKLEQTLDELEDSLEREKKLRGDVEKAKRKVEGDLKLTQEAVADLERNKKELEQTVMRKDKEISALSAKLEDEQSLVGKTQKQIKELQGRIEELEEEVEAERQARAKAEKQRADLARELEELGERLEEAGGATSAQIELNKKREAELAKLRRDLEESNIQHEGTLANLRKKHNDAVAEMAEQVDQLNKLKTKAEHDRANMYNELNNTRSACDTLAREKAAQEKVAKQLQHTLNEVQGKLDETNRTLNDFDSAKKKLSIENSDLLRQLEDAESQVSQLSKIKISLTQQLEDTKRLADEESRERATLLGKFRNLEHDLDSLREQVEEEAEGKADIQRQLSKANAEAQLWRTKYESEGVARAEELEEAKRKLQARLAEAEETIESLNQKCVALEKTKQRLSTEVEDLQLEVDRATSIANAAEKKQKAFDKIIGEWKLKVDDLAAELDASQKECRNYSTELFRLKGAYEEGQEQLEAVRRENKNLADEVKDLLDQIGEGGRNIHEIEKSRKRLEAEKDELQAALEEAEAALEQEENKVLRAQLELSQVRQEIDRRIQEKEEEFENTRKNHQRALDSMQASLEAEAKGKAEALRMKKKLEADINELEIALDHANKANAEAQKNIKRYQQQLKDVQSALEEEQRARDDAREQLGISERRANALQNELEESRTLLEQADRGRRQAEQELSDAHEQLNEVSAQNASIAAAKRKLESELQTLHSDLDELLNEAKNSEEKAKKAMVDAARLADELRAEQDHAQTQEKLRKALEQQIKELQVRLDDAETNALKGGKKAIQKLEQRVRELESELDSEQRRHADAQKNLRKSERRIKELTFQSEEDRKNHERMQDLVDKLQQKIKTYKRQIEEAEEIAALNLAKFRKAQQELEEAEERADIAEQAATKFRTKGGRAGSVQRGASPAPQRQPSVMPGLAGLNFPTFDDHGF, encoded by the exons ATGCCGAAGCCAGTTGTCCAAGTCGGCGATGACCCCGATCCAAGCGAGTGGCTGTTCGTCTCGCTCGAACAGAAGCGTATCGATCAAAGCAAGCCGTACGATGCCAAGAAGGCCTGCTGGGTTCCAGATGAGAAGGAGGGCTACGTCCTCGGTGAAATCAAGGCCACCAAGGGTGAGCTGGTCACCGTTGGCCTGCCCGGTGGTGAG ACCAAGGACTTCAAGAAGGATCTGGTCAGCCAGGTCAACCCACCGAAATACGAGAAATGCGAGGATATGTCCAACTTGACATATCTTAACGATGCCTCTGTCTTGCATAACTTGAGAGAGCGTTACAGGGCCAAGCTTATCTAC ACCTACTCCGGATTGTTCTGCGTTGTCATCAATCCCTACAAGCGTTGGCCGCTGTACACCCTGCGTGTCGCCAAGATGTACCGTGGCAAGCGTCGTAATGAAGTGCCGCCCCATCTGTTCGCCGTTTCTGACGGTGCCTACGTCAACATGTTGACCAACCACGAGAACCAGTCTATGCTGATTACCGGTGAATCTGGTGCCGGAAAGACTGAGAACACCAAGAAGGTCATTGCGTACTTCGCCACCATTGGCGCCTCGACCAAGAAGGACGAGAGTACTGAAAAGAAGGCCTCCCTGGAAGATCAGGTCGTCCAGACCAATCCCGTCCTGGAAGCCTACGGTAACGCCAAGACCGTCCGTAACGATAACTCTTCCCGTTTC GGTAAGTTCATCCGTATCCACTTCACCGGATCCGGTAAGCTGGCTGGTGCCGATATTGAGACCTACCTGCTGGAAAAGGCCCGTGTCATCTCCCAACAGTCGCTGGAGCGTTCCTACCATATCTTCTACCAGATGATGTCCGGTTCCGTCAAGGGACTTAAAG AAATGTGCTTCCTGTCCAACGATATCTACGATTACTACAACGTCGCCCAGGGTAAAATTACCATTCCTAATGTCGATGACGGCGAGGAATGTGCGTTGACCGAT GAAGCCTTCAACGTCTTGGGCTTCACCCAGGAAGAAAAGGACAACATCTACCGTATCACCGCCGCTGTCATGCACATGGGTGGTATGAAGTTCAAGCAGAAGGGTCGCGAAGAGCAGGCTGAAGCCGACGGTATGGAGGAAGGTGATCGCGTCGCCAAGCTGTTGGGCTGCGTCACTGAGGATCTGTACAAGAACTTGCTGAAGCCCCGTATCAAGGTCGGTGCCGAGTTCGTCACCAAGGGTCAGAACAAGGACCAGGTCACCAACGCCGTCGGTGCCCTCTGCAAGGGTATCTTCGATCGTCTCTTCAAGTGGCTGGTCAAGAAGTGTAACGAGACTCTGGACACTCAGATGAAGCGCGTCCAGTTCATCGGTGTACTGGATATTGCTGGTTTCGAAATTTTCGAC TACAACGGCTTCGAGCAACTGTGTATTAACTTTACCAATGAGAAGCTGCAGCAGTTCTTCAACCATCACATGTTCGTCCTGGAACAGGAAGAATACAAGAAGGAAGGTATTAACTGGGCCTTCATCGATTTCGGTATGGACTTGCTGGCCTGTATCGATCTGATTGAAAAG CCTATGGGTATCCTGTCCATTCTTGAAGAAGAATCTATGTTCCCGAAAGCCACCGATCAGACCTTTGCTGAGAAGCTGATGAACAACCACTTGGGCAAGTCTGCTCCGTTCCAGAAGCCCAAGCCACCGAAGCCAGGTTGCCAGGCCGCCCACTTCGCCATTGGTCACTACGCCGGTGTTGTCTCGTACAACATCACTGGATGGCTTGAGAAGAACAAGGATCCTCTGAACGATACCGTTGTCGATCAGTTCAAGAAGGGTCAGAACAAGCTGGTGGTGGAGATCTTCGCTGATCACCCAGGACAGTCTGGCGGCGCTGATGCCGGTGGCGGCAAGGGTGGACGTGGTAAGAAGGGTGCTGGTTTCGCCACTGTCTCCTCGTCCTACAAGGAACAGCTGAACAACCTGATGACCACTCTGAAGTCGACTCAACCTCACTTCGTCCGTTGTATCATTCCCAACGAATTGAAGCAGACCGGTCTCATCGATGCCCACTTGGTCATGCACCAGCTGACTTGTAACGGTGTACTTGAAGGTATCCGTATTTGCCGTAAAGGTTTCCCCAACCGAATGATGTACCCTGACTTCAAGCTGCG TTATCTGATTTTGGCCCCAGCTGCCATGATGGCTGAAAAGGAGGGAAAGAATGCCGCTCAGAAATGTTTCGATGCTATCGGTCTGGATCCCGAGTCCTACCGTATTGGTCACACCAAG GTCTTCTTCCGTGCCGGTGTCCTGGGTCaaatggaggaattccgtgaCGAGCGTCTGTCCAAGATCATGTCCTGGATGCAGTCCTGGTGCCGTGGCTACCTCGCCCGTAAGGAGTTCAAGAAGATGCAGGAGCAGCGCGTCGCCCTGGAGACCGTCCAGCGCAATCTGCGCAAGTACATGAAGCTCCGCACCTGGGCCTGGTGGAAACTGTGGCAGAAGGTCAAGCCTCTGCTGAACGTTTCCCGCGTCGAGGACCAGATCGCT GAACTCGAATCCAAGGCTCAGAAGGCCCAGGAAGCCTTCGAGAAGGAAGAGAAGGCCCGCAAGGAACTGGAAGCCCTGAACAGCAAGCTGTTGGCTGAAAAGACCGCCCTGCTGGATTCTCTGTCCGGCGAAAAGGGTGCCCTCCAGGACTTCCAGGAGAAGACCGCCAAGTTGACCGCCCAGAAGAACGACCTCGAGAACCAGCTGCGCGACACCCAGGAGCGCCTGTCTCAGGAGGAAGATGCCCGCAACCAACTGATGCAGACCAAGAAGAAGTTGGAGCAGGAAATGAACGGCCAGAAGAAGGATGCCGAAGATCTGGAACTGCAGATCCAGAAGATCGAACAGGACAAGGCCTCCAAGGATCACCAGATCCGCAACTTGAACGATGAGATCGCCCACCAGGACGAGCTGATCAACAAGTTGAACAAGGAAAAGAAGATGCAGGGTGAGGTCAACCAGAAGACCGCCGAAGAACTGCAGGCCGCTGAAGATAAGGTCAACCACCTGAACAAGGTTAAGGCCAAGCTGGAGCAGACTCTGGATgaactggaggattctctggaacgCGAGAAGAAGCTGCGCGGTGATGTTGAGAAGGCCAAGCGCAAGGTTGAGGGTGACCTGAAGTTGACTCAGGAAGCCGTGGCCGATCTGGAGCGCAACAAGAAGGAACTGGAACAGACCGTCATGCGCAAGGACAAGGAAATCTCTGCCCTTTCCGCCAAGCTGGAAGATGAACAGTCCCTGGTTGGCAAGACCCAGAAGCAGATCAAGGAACTGCAGGGCCGCATTGAGGAACTGGAAGAGGAAGTCGAAGCCGAGCGTCAAGCCCGCGCCAAGGCCGAGAAGCAGCGTGCCGATCTGGCTCGTGAACTCGAGGAACTAGGTGAGCGCCTGGAGGAAGCCGGTGGTGCCACCTCTGCCCAGATCGAGCTGAACAAGAAGCGTGAAGCTGAACTCGCCAAGCTGCGTCGCGACTTGGAAGAATCCAACATCCAGCACGAAGGTACCCTGGCCAACCTGCGCAAGAAGCACAACGATGCCGTCGCCGAGATGGCTGAACAGGTTGACCAGCTCAACAAGCTGAAGACTAA GGCTGAACACGATCGCGCTAACATGTACAATGAGCTGAACAACACTCGCTCCGCTTGCGATACTCTTGCTCGCGAGAAG GCTGCCCAAGAGAAGGTTGCCAAGCAGCTGCAGCACACTCTGAACGAAGTCCAGGGCAAGCTGGATGAAACCAACCGCACCCTGAACGACTTCGACTCCGCCAAGAAGAAGCTGTCGATCGAAAACTCCGACCTGCTCCGCCAGCTGGAGGATGCCGAATCCCAGGTCTCGCAGCTCAGCAAGATCAAGATCTCGCTCACCCAGCAGCTGGAGGACACCAAGCGTCTCGCCGACGAAGAATCTCGCGAACGCGCCACCCTGCTCGGCAAGTTCCGCAACCTGGAGCACGACCTCGACAGCCTGCGCGAGCAGGTTGAGGAGGAAGCCGAAGGCAAGGCTGACATCCAGCGCCAGCTCAGCAAGGCCAACGCCGAAGCCCAGCTGTGGCGTACCAAGTACGAGTCCGAGGGTGTTGCCCGCGCCGAGGAGCTCGAGGAAGCCAAGAGGAAACTCCAGGCCCGCCTTGCCGAAGCCGAGGAAACCATCGAGTCGCTCAACCAGAAGTGTGTCGCTCTGGAGAAGACCAAGCAGCGTCTGTCCACCGAGGTCGAGGATCTGCAGCTCGAGGTCGACCGTGCCACCTCCATTGCCAACGCTGCCGAGAAGAAGCAGAAGGCCTTCGACAAGATCATTGGAGAATGGAAGCTCAAGGTCGACGATCTGGCTGCCGAGCTGGATGCTTCCCAAAAGGAATGCCGCAACTACTCCACCGAACTGTTCCGTCTCAAGGGTGCCTACGAAGAAGGCCAGGAGCAGCTTGAGGCTGTCCGCCGTGAGAACAAGAACCTGGCTGATGAAGTCAAGGATCTGCTGGACCAGATCGGCGAGGGTGGCCGCAACATCCACGAGATCGAGAAGTCTCGCAAGCGTCTGGAAGCCGAAAAGGACGAACTCCAGGCCGCTCTCGAGGAAGCCGAAGCTGCCCTGGAACAGGAAGAGAACAAGGTTCTGCGCGCTCAGCTGGAACTGTCTCAGGTCCGCCAGGAAATCGACCGCCGCATCCAGGAGAAGGAAGAGGAGTTCGAAAACACCCGCAAGAACCACCAGCGCGCCCTGGACTCCATGCAGGCCTCTCTTGAAGCCGAAGCCAAGGGTAAGGCTGAGGCCCTGCGCATGAAGAAGAAGTTGGAAGCTGACATCAATGAGCTTGAGATTGCTCTGGATCATGCCAACAAG GCTAACGCTGAGGCCCAGAAGAACATTAAGCGCTACCAGCAACAACTGAAGGATGTCCAGAGCGCCCTGGAGGAAGAACAGCGTGCCCGTGACGATGCCCGCGAACAGCTTGGAATCTCTGAGCGCCGTGCCAACGCCCTGCAGAACGAACTGGAGGAATCGCGCACCCTGCTGGAACAGGCCGACCGTGGCCGTCGCCAGGCCGAACAGGAACTGAGCGATGCTCACGAACAGCTGAACGAAGTTTCCGCCCAGAACGCCTCCATCGCCGCTGCCAAGAGGAAGCTGGAGTCTGAACTGCAGACCCTGCACTCCGACCTGGATGAGCTGCTGAACGAAGCCAAGAACTCCGAAGAAAAGGCCAAGAAGGCTATGGTTGATGCCGCCCGCCTGGCTGATGAACTCCGTGCCGAACAGGATCATGCCCAGACCCAGGAGAAACTGCGCAAGGCCCTTGAACAACAGATCAAGGAACTGCAGGTCCGCCTGGACGATGCCGAAACCAACGCCCTGAAGGGAGGCAAGAAGGCCATCCAGAAACTGGAACAGCGCGTCCGCGAGCTGGAATCCGAACTGGACAGCGAACAGAGAAGACACGCCGATGCCCAGAAGAACCTCCGCAAGTCTGAACGCCGCATCAAGGAACTGACCTTCCAGTCCGAGGAAGACCGCAAGAACCACGAACGCATGCAGGATCTCGTCGACAAGCTGCAGCAGAAGATCAAGACTTACAAGAGGCAGATTGAGGAAGCCGAGGAAATCGCCGCTCTGAATCTTGCCAAGTTCCGCAAGGCTCAGCAGGAACTGGAAGAAGCCGAAGAGCGCGCCGACATTGCCGAGCAAGCTGCCACCAAATTCCGCACCAAGGGAGGACGTGCTGGTTCGGTGCAGCGTGGTGCCAGCCCAGCA CCCCAGAGACAACCATCTGTTATGCCAGGACTTGCAGGTCTTAACTTCCCAACATTCGATGACCATGGCTTCTAA